GACTGACGACCGATGATAGATTCTGAATACACCCGCTCTCCGTACACATTATAAATTTCTACTTGCCTTGCGGCTGTCGTCTGCCGTCCGACCTCCAGCGTGAAAACTCCGCTCGTGGGATTGGGATAAATAATAATTTGAGATGCAAAATCTGTTTGAGAAACCGCATTCGGATTATTTGTTTTGTAAATATTGGAACGCGAAGTATTCAGGTTGGTGGCATTGGGAACAGGATTTTTTATGGTGGGCGTGCA
Above is a window of Bacteroidota bacterium DNA encoding:
- a CDS encoding T9SS type A sorting domain-containing protein, which translates into the protein QNYLLQRDNISNGNYVTIQTLSASSVIGTDPQYATYQATATWRVITSWTITCTPTIKNPVPNATNLNTSRSNIYKTNNPNAVSQTDFASQIIIYPNPTSGVFTLEVGRQTTAARQVEIYNVYGERVYSESIIGRQSSVIDLRAAPSGIYFLQLKTEQGIANKKIIINK